A region of Paraburkholderia largidicola DNA encodes the following proteins:
- a CDS encoding TetR/AcrR family transcriptional regulator, with protein sequence MANSDSAKRVPSRRSQTAGSEAQQHLLRAAADLFYREGVRAVGVDAVVERAGVNKMSLYRQFSSKDDLVVAYLEQSDEQFFRRFDESLAKHPGEPRKQITQYVEDLAGRASKEDYRGCPFVNVSTEFPDPAHPARLCVLNNKTKLMERLIALCTEAGARDPGELANALALLIEGIYASSQTYGPGCGPIAVAPRVAEQLVALACGEAPVK encoded by the coding sequence ATGGCTAATTCCGACAGCGCCAAACGCGTGCCGAGCCGTCGTTCGCAAACGGCCGGTTCCGAAGCACAGCAGCATCTACTGCGCGCCGCCGCCGATCTCTTCTACAGGGAAGGCGTGCGCGCAGTGGGCGTCGATGCCGTCGTCGAGCGGGCGGGCGTCAACAAGATGAGCCTGTACCGCCAGTTCTCTTCGAAAGACGATCTGGTGGTGGCGTACCTGGAACAGTCGGACGAGCAGTTCTTCAGACGTTTCGACGAAAGCCTGGCCAAGCATCCGGGCGAGCCGCGAAAACAGATCACCCAATATGTCGAGGATCTGGCGGGGCGCGCGTCGAAGGAAGACTATCGCGGCTGTCCGTTCGTCAATGTGTCGACGGAATTTCCGGACCCAGCGCATCCGGCGCGACTCTGCGTGCTGAACAACAAGACGAAGCTGATGGAGCGGCTCATCGCGCTTTGCACGGAAGCAGGCGCGCGCGATCCGGGCGAGCTTGCGAACGCGCTCGCGTTGCTGATCGAAGGGATCTACGCGTCGAGCCAGACATACGGTCCCGGCTGCGGACCGATCGCGGTCGCACCGCGAGTGGCGGAGCAGCTGGTCGCGCTGGCGTGCGGCGAGGCGCCTGTAAAATAG
- a CDS encoding nitroreductase family protein: protein MTTKPARTDVPIHELIAGRWSPRAYSSEPVSREQLRTVLEAARWAPSSYNLQPWRFVVFDRTADEVSFKRAFDTLVPFNQGWNSKAPVLICVTAHTLTAKGEINRCAPYDAGAAALSLVLQAHALGLAAHQMSGFDVNAFRKAFAVPDDIEVIAMISLGHFGDVDKLDPVLREREKAARTRVPLGDIAFAGGWNKAF from the coding sequence ATGACCACCAAACCCGCACGTACCGACGTTCCCATTCATGAACTGATCGCCGGCCGTTGGAGCCCGCGCGCGTATTCGAGCGAGCCCGTGAGCCGCGAGCAACTGCGCACCGTGCTCGAGGCGGCGCGCTGGGCGCCTTCGTCGTACAACCTGCAGCCCTGGCGCTTCGTGGTGTTCGACCGTACGGCGGACGAAGTCTCGTTCAAGAGGGCGTTCGACACCCTCGTGCCGTTCAATCAGGGCTGGAATTCGAAGGCGCCGGTGCTGATTTGCGTGACGGCGCACACGCTGACCGCGAAGGGCGAAATCAATCGCTGCGCGCCGTACGATGCAGGCGCGGCGGCGTTGTCGCTGGTGTTGCAGGCGCACGCGCTCGGCCTCGCCGCGCATCAGATGAGCGGCTTCGACGTCAATGCATTCCGCAAGGCGTTCGCGGTGCCCGACGACATCGAGGTCATTGCGATGATTTCGCTCGGCCACTTTGGCGACGTCGACAAACTCGACCCCGTGTTGCGTGAGCGGGAAAAGGCGGCGCGCACGCGTGTGCCGCTCGGCGATATTGCTTTTGCGGGCGGATGGAACAAGGCGTTCTGA
- the prmC gene encoding peptide chain release factor N(5)-glutamine methyltransferase, which yields MNTVDTVTTLLRASPLPALEARILLGHALGWRRTELITRADEALDAARVTAFRELEARRVTGEPIAQLIGSREFFGLDFHVTRDVLIPRPETELLVETAVQALEGRAARSRVLDLGTGTGAIAVSIAWSRPDARVWAVDRSAEALDVARHNAVKLLEPKRPGGDLQFAQSDWYAALDASLTFDVIVSNPPYIASGDPHLSQGDLRFEPRGALTDEADGLSAIRAIVAGAPTRLVPNGVLWMEHGYDQAEAVRAILTAQGFADVRSECDLADIERISGGRWPG from the coding sequence ATGAATACCGTCGATACCGTCACCACGTTGCTGCGCGCCTCGCCGCTGCCCGCGCTGGAAGCGCGCATTCTGCTCGGCCATGCGTTGGGCTGGCGTCGCACGGAACTGATTACACGCGCCGACGAGGCACTCGACGCCGCCAGGGTAACGGCCTTTCGTGAGCTGGAAGCACGACGCGTGACGGGCGAACCGATCGCGCAACTGATCGGCTCGCGAGAATTCTTCGGGCTCGATTTCCACGTCACGCGCGACGTGCTGATTCCTCGCCCCGAAACCGAACTGCTCGTCGAAACAGCCGTGCAGGCGCTCGAAGGCCGCGCCGCGCGCTCGCGCGTGCTCGATCTCGGCACGGGCACGGGGGCGATTGCTGTGTCGATTGCGTGGTCGCGGCCGGATGCACGCGTTTGGGCCGTCGATCGCTCGGCCGAAGCGCTAGACGTCGCGCGACATAACGCCGTCAAGCTTCTCGAACCGAAACGTCCCGGCGGCGACCTGCAATTCGCACAAAGCGACTGGTACGCCGCGCTCGACGCTTCGCTCACCTTCGACGTGATCGTCAGCAACCCGCCGTATATCGCGAGTGGCGATCCGCATCTGTCGCAAGGCGATCTGCGTTTCGAACCGCGCGGCGCGCTCACCGACGAAGCCGACGGCCTCTCGGCGATCCGCGCGATCGTCGCCGGCGCGCCGACGCGGCTCGTGCCGAATGGCGTGCTGTGGATGGAGCACGGCTACGATCAGGCCGAAGCCGTCCGCGCGATCCTCACGGCGCAAGGCTTTGCCGACGTGCGCTCGGAATGCGATCTGGCGGATATCGAACGCATCAGCGGCGGTCGTTGGCCGGGCTGA
- a CDS encoding MFS transporter has translation MQEPSTATVRTDSASIVETDLPSRLDRLPWGRFHSLIVVALGVTWLLDGLEVTLAGSVASALKSSEVLRFSNADVGLAGSAYIAGAVLGALGFGWLTDRLGRRKLFFITLALYLAATAATAFSWNLTSFLVFRFLTGAGIGGEYTAINSTIQEFTPARVRGHTDLAINGTFWIGAALGAVGSLVMLDPHLLPGDWGWRACFFIGAALALAILPMRVWIPESPRWLLTHGEEKQAREIVEGIEARFRADNHTLADDTLIRLRLRAREHTTLREVFHTLFMVHRRRALVGLSLMTAQAFFYNAIFFTYALVLTDFYHVPGDHIGWYILPFALGNFAGPLLIGRLFDVIGRRKMIAATYAISALLLTVSGYLFEQELLTVTTQTIAWMVIFFFASAAASSAYLTVSESFPLEIRALAIAVFYAFGTALGGIAGPAFFGRLIDTQQRSEVFSGYLVGSALMLAAAVIAGIWGVDAERRSLETVAAPLSAIDDD, from the coding sequence ATGCAGGAACCTTCCACCGCCACGGTTCGCACCGACTCGGCCAGCATCGTCGAAACCGATCTGCCTTCACGGCTCGACCGCCTGCCATGGGGCCGCTTTCATTCGCTGATCGTCGTCGCGCTCGGTGTGACGTGGCTGCTCGACGGGCTGGAGGTGACGCTCGCGGGGTCCGTTGCGAGCGCGTTGAAATCGAGCGAGGTGCTGCGCTTCTCGAACGCGGACGTGGGGCTGGCGGGCAGCGCGTATATCGCCGGCGCGGTGCTGGGCGCGCTCGGCTTCGGCTGGCTGACCGACCGGCTCGGCCGACGCAAGCTGTTCTTCATCACGCTCGCGCTGTATCTCGCGGCGACGGCGGCGACCGCCTTTTCGTGGAACCTCACGAGTTTTCTGGTGTTTCGCTTCCTGACGGGCGCGGGCATCGGCGGGGAGTACACGGCGATCAATTCGACGATCCAGGAATTCACGCCCGCCCGCGTGCGCGGACATACCGACCTCGCGATCAACGGCACGTTCTGGATCGGCGCGGCACTGGGTGCGGTCGGTTCGCTGGTCATGCTCGATCCGCATCTGCTGCCGGGGGACTGGGGGTGGCGCGCGTGCTTCTTCATCGGCGCCGCGCTCGCACTGGCGATCCTGCCGATGCGTGTCTGGATACCCGAAAGCCCACGCTGGCTGCTCACGCACGGCGAGGAGAAACAAGCGCGAGAGATCGTCGAAGGGATCGAGGCGCGTTTTCGCGCCGACAATCACACGCTCGCCGACGACACCCTCATACGCCTGCGCCTGCGCGCCCGCGAGCACACGACGCTACGTGAAGTCTTCCACACGCTGTTCATGGTGCATCGGCGTCGGGCGCTGGTCGGGCTGTCGCTGATGACGGCGCAGGCGTTCTTCTACAACGCGATCTTCTTCACCTACGCGCTCGTGTTGACCGATTTCTATCATGTGCCGGGCGACCATATCGGCTGGTACATCCTGCCCTTCGCGCTCGGCAATTTCGCCGGGCCGCTGCTGATCGGCAGACTGTTCGACGTGATCGGCCGCCGCAAGATGATCGCCGCGACCTACGCGATCTCGGCGCTGCTGCTGACCGTGAGCGGCTACCTGTTCGAACAGGAGTTGCTCACCGTGACGACCCAGACAATCGCGTGGATGGTAATTTTCTTCTTTGCGTCGGCGGCGGCGAGTTCGGCGTATCTGACCGTCAGCGAATCGTTTCCGCTTGAAATTCGCGCGCTCGCAATTGCGGTGTTCTACGCCTTCGGCACGGCGCTCGGCGGCATCGCGGGGCCGGCGTTTTTCGGCCGGCTGATCGACACGCAGCAGCGCAGCGAGGTGTTTTCGGGGTATCTGGTTGGCTCGGCACTGATGCTGGCCGCCGCTGTGATTGCGGGGATCTGGGGCGTCGACGCGGAACGGCGGTCGCTGGAAACCGTCGCCGCGCCGCTTTCCGCGATCGACGACGATTGA
- the prfA gene encoding peptide chain release factor 1: protein MKTSMQAKLDQLTTRLAELNDLLSRADVTSNIDQYRKLTREHAELQPVVEQYGLWRQSMNDAATAQELLSDPSMKDFAEEEIRSARDQMEKLEGELQKMLLPKDPNDERNIFLEIRAGTGGDESALFAGDLLRMYLRYAERNRWQVEMMSASESDLGGYKEVIVRIAGDAAYSKLKFESGGHRVQRVPATETQGRIHTSACTVAVMPEADEIGEVEINPADLRIDTFRASGAGGQHINKTDSAVRVTHLPTGIVVECQDDRSQHKNKDRALKVLAARIKDKQYHEQHAKEAATRKSLIGSGDRSERIRTYNFPQGRLTDHRINLTLYRLESIMEGDLDELIAALVSEHQAELLASLGDAD from the coding sequence TGTTGAGCCGCGCAGACGTCACGTCGAACATCGACCAGTACCGCAAGCTCACGCGTGAACACGCGGAACTGCAGCCCGTCGTCGAGCAGTACGGTCTCTGGCGCCAGTCGATGAACGACGCGGCCACCGCGCAGGAACTGCTGTCGGACCCATCGATGAAAGACTTCGCCGAAGAGGAAATCCGCTCGGCGCGCGATCAGATGGAAAAGCTCGAAGGCGAGTTGCAGAAGATGCTGCTGCCGAAAGACCCGAACGACGAGCGCAACATCTTCCTCGAAATCCGCGCGGGCACGGGCGGCGACGAATCGGCGCTGTTCGCGGGCGACCTGCTGCGCATGTATCTGCGCTACGCGGAACGCAACCGCTGGCAGGTCGAGATGATGTCGGCGAGCGAATCGGATCTGGGCGGCTACAAGGAAGTGATCGTGCGGATTGCGGGCGACGCCGCGTATTCGAAGCTCAAGTTCGAGTCGGGCGGTCATCGCGTGCAGCGCGTGCCGGCGACGGAAACGCAAGGCCGCATCCATACGTCGGCGTGCACGGTCGCGGTGATGCCGGAAGCGGATGAAATCGGCGAAGTCGAAATCAATCCCGCTGACCTGCGCATCGACACGTTCCGCGCGTCCGGCGCGGGCGGCCAGCACATCAACAAGACTGATTCCGCGGTGCGTGTGACGCACTTGCCGACGGGCATCGTCGTCGAGTGTCAGGACGACCGCTCGCAGCACAAGAACAAGGACCGCGCGCTGAAAGTGCTCGCGGCGCGCATCAAGGACAAGCAGTACCACGAGCAGCATGCAAAGGAAGCCGCGACGCGCAAGAGCCTGATCGGCTCGGGCGACCGCTCGGAGCGCATTCGCACGTACAACTTCCCGCAAGGCCGTCTCACCGATCACCGGATCAACCTGACGCTGTATCGCCTCGAATCGATCATGGAAGGCGATCTCGACGAGCTGATCGCGGCGCTCGTGTCCGAGCATCAGGCGGAACTGCTCGCATCGCTTGGCGACGCGGACTGA
- a CDS encoding cold-shock protein — METGTVKWFNDAKGFGFITPDAGGEDLFAHFSEIRVEGFKTLQENQKVTYDVKTGPKGKQAANIKPV; from the coding sequence ATGGAAACCGGTACCGTCAAGTGGTTCAATGACGCAAAGGGCTTTGGCTTTATCACGCCGGACGCTGGCGGCGAAGATCTGTTCGCGCATTTCTCGGAAATCCGCGTAGAAGGCTTCAAGACGCTGCAGGAAAACCAAAAGGTTACCTACGACGTCAAGACGGGCCCGAAGGGCAAGCAGGCCGCTAACATCAAGCCGGTCTAA
- a CDS encoding Hsp70 family protein: MTYCAIDFGTSNSAVAVPVGGSPGGGRATLKLAPVEGAYTTLPTAVFFNTDENRREYGRAALEAYVDGFDGRLMRSMKSILGSALAENTTDLGDGSAIKYTDVIAVFVTHLKRCAEQTAGSSISRAVLGRPVFFVDDDPRADQLAQQQLEAAARSVGLSEIHFQYEPIAAAFDYEAHLTQEGLVLVADIGGGTSDFSLVRVGPERMKRIDRKDDVLAHHGVHVAGTDFDRRVELATILRELGYQSLDPEGREVPNRIYFDLATWHLINTIYTPKRVSELSLMRHLYSDTRHHDRLMRVVEQRYGHALAAHAEEAKIGVAAGGETLIDLEIVEEDLRLAFDEAQLIAAGKDETLRIVEAARETVQRAGVAPRDVDALYFTGGSTGLAFLSGALAAAFPDARPVFGDRLASVATGLGIHAQRVFR; encoded by the coding sequence ATGACCTATTGCGCGATTGACTTCGGCACGTCGAATTCGGCAGTTGCTGTTCCCGTCGGCGGTTCGCCGGGCGGCGGGCGGGCGACGCTGAAGCTGGCGCCTGTCGAAGGCGCCTACACGACGCTGCCCACGGCCGTCTTCTTCAACACCGACGAAAACCGGCGCGAGTACGGCCGCGCGGCGCTCGAAGCGTATGTCGACGGCTTCGACGGCCGCCTGATGCGCTCGATGAAGAGCATTCTCGGCTCGGCGCTCGCGGAAAACACAACCGACCTTGGCGACGGCTCCGCGATCAAATACACCGACGTGATCGCGGTCTTCGTCACGCATCTGAAGCGCTGCGCGGAACAGACGGCGGGCTCGTCGATCAGTCGCGCGGTGCTCGGGCGCCCGGTGTTTTTCGTCGACGACGATCCGCGCGCCGATCAGCTCGCGCAGCAGCAGCTCGAAGCGGCGGCGCGCTCGGTTGGTCTCAGCGAGATTCACTTCCAGTACGAGCCGATCGCGGCCGCCTTCGATTACGAAGCGCATCTGACGCAGGAAGGGCTGGTGCTGGTGGCGGATATCGGCGGCGGTACGTCGGACTTCTCGCTGGTGCGAGTTGGGCCGGAGCGGATGAAGCGTATCGATCGCAAGGACGATGTGCTGGCGCATCACGGCGTGCATGTTGCTGGAACGGACTTCGACCGGCGCGTCGAACTGGCGACGATCCTGCGCGAACTCGGCTATCAATCGCTCGATCCGGAAGGACGCGAGGTGCCGAACCGCATTTACTTCGACCTCGCCACCTGGCATCTGATCAACACGATCTACACGCCGAAGCGCGTATCCGAGCTCAGCTTGATGCGGCATCTTTATTCGGACACGCGGCATCACGACCGGCTGATGCGCGTCGTCGAGCAGCGTTACGGCCATGCGCTCGCGGCGCATGCGGAAGAAGCGAAGATCGGCGTCGCGGCGGGTGGCGAGACGCTGATCGATCTGGAAATCGTCGAAGAGGATTTGCGCCTCGCGTTCGATGAAGCGCAACTGATTGCGGCGGGCAAGGACGAGACCTTGCGCATCGTCGAGGCCGCGCGCGAAACCGTGCAGCGGGCGGGCGTCGCACCGCGCGATGTCGATGCGTTGTACTTCACGGGTGGATCGACGGGACTGGCGTTCTTGTCGGGCGCGCTGGCTGCGGCGTTTCCCGATGCGCGCCCCGTGTTCGGCGACCGGCTTGCCAGTGTTGCAACCGGCTTGGGCATTCACGCGCAACGCGTATTCCGGTAA
- a CDS encoding DODA-type extradiol aromatic ring-opening family dioxygenase: MTRLPSLFLSHGAPTLPIDPSMPRAEFASLSAEVPRPNAILMLSAHWMTQQPAASTSDAPETIHDFYGFPRQLYEIQYPAPGAPDIARRAAALLGEQGIPTATQPHGLDHGAWVPMLLMFPHADVPIAQLSIQPRLDPAHHFRVGRALRPLQDEGVMIVGSGQITHNLREADFSARPEDADPRVTEFTDWFEARLADRDIDALLDYRRQAPHAAFMHPTDEHLLPVFAALGAAPDDYTLGIQSLGTFQRSLAMTNYVFGNS, translated from the coding sequence ATGACCCGCTTGCCGTCCCTCTTCCTGTCGCACGGCGCGCCGACGCTGCCGATCGACCCTTCTATGCCGCGCGCGGAGTTCGCGTCCCTGTCTGCAGAAGTGCCGCGCCCGAATGCGATCCTGATGCTGTCCGCTCATTGGATGACGCAGCAACCCGCGGCGAGTACGTCCGACGCGCCCGAGACGATTCACGACTTCTACGGCTTCCCGCGTCAGTTGTACGAGATTCAGTACCCGGCGCCGGGCGCACCCGATATCGCGCGTCGCGCTGCCGCGCTGCTCGGCGAACAGGGCATTCCGACCGCGACGCAACCGCATGGTCTCGACCACGGTGCATGGGTGCCGATGCTGCTGATGTTCCCGCATGCCGACGTCCCCATCGCGCAACTGTCGATCCAGCCGAGGCTCGATCCCGCGCATCACTTCCGCGTCGGACGCGCGCTGCGCCCGTTGCAGGACGAGGGCGTGATGATCGTCGGTTCGGGGCAGATCACGCACAATCTGCGCGAAGCGGATTTCTCGGCTCGGCCGGAAGACGCCGATCCGCGCGTGACGGAATTCACCGACTGGTTCGAAGCGCGCCTCGCCGACCGCGATATCGATGCGTTGCTCGATTACCGGCGTCAGGCGCCGCACGCCGCGTTCATGCATCCAACCGACGAACATCTGCTGCCCGTGTTCGCCGCGCTGGGCGCAGCGCCCGATGACTACACACTCGGCATTCAGTCGCTCGGGACGTTCCAGCGCTCGCTGGCGATGACGAACTACGTGTTCGGCAACTCGTAA
- a CDS encoding APC family permease, translating to MKSSIQRHIGPFALMLTGLGSIIGSGWLFGAWKAAKIAGPAALCAWVIGAVVILAIALTYAELGAMFPESGGMVRYARYSHGALVGFISAWANWIAIVSVIPIEAEASIQYMSTWPYEWAHNLFINSELTTPGLLLSAVLVVIYFLLNYWGVKVFARANTTITIFKFIIPGLTILGLMMSGFHKENLGETLGGTGVFAPYGWSAVLTAVATSGIVFAFNGFQSPINLAGEARNPAKSVPFAVIGSILLALVIYVLLQVAYIGAVNPADVVKGWNQFNFKSPFAELAIALNLNWLAILLYVDAFVSPSGTGTTYMATTTRMIYAMERNNTMPKMFGTVHPLYGVPRPAMWFNLFVSFIFLFFFRGWSSLAAVISVATVISYLTGPISLMALRRAATDLERPLHIRGMSVIAPFAFVCASLILYWAKWPLTGEIILLMIVALPVFFYFQAKSGFGGFNQDLKAAWWLVAYLPVMAILSLIGSKQFGGMGVLPYGWDMLVVIVFSLIFYYWGVHTGYRTEYLNERESHDEILEGIGA from the coding sequence GTGAAAAGTTCTATTCAACGGCACATCGGCCCATTCGCGCTGATGCTGACGGGACTCGGTTCGATTATCGGGTCCGGCTGGCTGTTCGGCGCCTGGAAGGCGGCCAAGATCGCGGGTCCTGCGGCGCTGTGCGCGTGGGTGATCGGTGCGGTGGTGATTCTCGCAATCGCGCTGACCTATGCCGAACTCGGCGCGATGTTCCCCGAGTCGGGCGGCATGGTGCGTTACGCGCGCTACTCGCATGGTGCACTGGTCGGCTTTATCAGCGCGTGGGCCAACTGGATCGCGATTGTCTCGGTGATTCCGATCGAGGCTGAAGCGTCGATTCAGTATATGAGCACGTGGCCGTACGAATGGGCGCATAACCTCTTTATCAACAGCGAACTGACGACGCCCGGGCTTCTGCTTTCGGCCGTGCTGGTGGTCATCTACTTCCTGCTGAACTACTGGGGCGTGAAGGTGTTCGCGCGCGCGAACACGACCATCACGATCTTCAAGTTCATCATCCCGGGCCTCACGATTCTCGGCCTGATGATGAGCGGCTTCCACAAGGAAAACCTCGGTGAAACTCTCGGCGGCACGGGCGTATTCGCACCGTACGGCTGGTCGGCGGTGCTGACGGCGGTGGCGACGAGCGGCATCGTGTTCGCGTTCAACGGTTTCCAGAGCCCGATCAACCTCGCGGGGGAAGCGCGCAATCCGGCGAAGAGCGTGCCGTTTGCGGTGATCGGCTCGATCCTGCTGGCGCTGGTGATCTACGTGCTGCTGCAGGTCGCGTACATCGGCGCGGTGAATCCGGCCGACGTGGTGAAGGGCTGGAACCAGTTCAATTTCAAGTCGCCGTTCGCCGAACTGGCAATCGCGCTGAACCTGAACTGGCTGGCGATTCTGCTGTACGTCGACGCGTTCGTGAGCCCGAGCGGCACGGGCACGACCTATATGGCGACCACGACGCGCATGATCTACGCGATGGAGCGCAACAACACGATGCCGAAGATGTTCGGCACCGTGCATCCGCTGTACGGCGTGCCGCGTCCGGCGATGTGGTTCAACCTGTTTGTATCGTTCATCTTCCTGTTCTTCTTCCGCGGCTGGAGTTCGCTGGCGGCCGTGATTTCGGTGGCGACGGTGATCTCGTACCTGACGGGCCCGATCAGCCTGATGGCGCTGCGCCGCGCGGCGACGGACCTTGAGCGTCCGCTGCACATTCGCGGCATGAGCGTGATCGCGCCGTTCGCATTCGTGTGCGCGTCGCTGATCCTTTACTGGGCAAAGTGGCCGCTGACGGGCGAAATCATTCTGCTGATGATCGTCGCGCTCCCCGTGTTCTTCTACTTTCAGGCGAAGTCGGGCTTCGGCGGCTTCAACCAGGATCTGAAGGCGGCCTGGTGGCTGGTCGCGTATCTGCCCGTGATGGCGATCCTGTCGCTGATCGGCAGCAAGCAGTTCGGCGGTATGGGTGTGTTGCCATACGGCTGGGACATGCTGGTGGTGATCGTGTTCTCGCTGATCTTCTATTACTGGGGCGTGCACACGGGCTATCGCACCGAGTATCTGAACGAGCGTGAATCGCACGACGAGATTCTCGAAGGGATCGGCGCCTGA
- a CDS encoding UbiX family flavin prenyltransferase gives METRAAAARRLIVAITGATGAIYGIRLLQTLRKLGSVESHLLISSAGWLNIQHELQLSREDVHSLADVVHSVRDVGASIASGSFSTDGMIIAPCSMKTLASVAHGLSDNLITRAADVTLKERRRLVLMVRETPFNLAHLRNMTAVTEMGGVIFPPLPAFYNRPESIDQMVDDTVARVLDLFALGPALAPAWQGLNSPSQ, from the coding sequence ATGGAAACACGCGCCGCGGCGGCTCGCCGTCTCATCGTCGCCATTACGGGAGCAACGGGCGCCATTTATGGCATCCGGCTGCTCCAGACGCTGCGCAAACTGGGCAGCGTCGAAAGTCATCTGCTGATTTCCAGCGCCGGCTGGCTCAATATCCAGCACGAACTCCAACTGTCGCGTGAAGACGTGCATTCGCTCGCGGATGTCGTTCATTCCGTGCGCGATGTCGGCGCGAGCATCGCGTCAGGCTCGTTTTCGACAGACGGCATGATCATCGCGCCGTGCTCGATGAAAACGCTGGCAAGTGTCGCGCACGGCCTTTCCGACAATCTGATCACGCGCGCCGCCGATGTCACGCTGAAGGAACGTCGACGGCTCGTGCTGATGGTGCGCGAAACGCCGTTCAATCTCGCGCATCTGCGCAACATGACGGCCGTCACCGAAATGGGCGGCGTGATTTTTCCGCCGCTGCCCGCCTTCTACAATCGGCCGGAGTCGATCGATCAGATGGTCGACGATACGGTCGCCCGCGTGCTCGACCTGTTCGCGCTGGGTCCGGCGCTCGCGCCCGCGTGGCAAGGGTTGAATAGTCCGTCGCAGTGA
- a CDS encoding MFS transporter: protein MNWAARIIGGRFHYGWLAVAVVFLVLLAAAGTRATPSVMMVPLEHDFGWSRATISLAISVNIALYGLMGPFAAAAMQRFGVRPTILTALGTMAAGVGLSSLMTHPWQMILVWGVMVGGATGVAALTLSATVVNRWFSTHRGLVMGILTASSATGQLVFLPLLAAIAQHHGWRPVVWTVAIAAALVLPLVAFLLPERPADMALRPVGEPADSPIKSDISKQNPLAIAFGTLAMASKTRDFWLLFFSFFICGASTNGYVGTHLIAMCGDYGMTEVQGASLLAAMGIFDLFGTTLSGWLSDRFNARVLLFWYYGLRGLSLMYLPHAFGIDFFGLPLFAVFYGLDWIATVPPTVRLATDVYGKDSAPVVFGWVVAGHQLGAAFAALGAGMLRASLGTYTVASMISGGLCLVASIIVLRINRTERSVAAQAV, encoded by the coding sequence ATGAACTGGGCAGCAAGAATAATTGGTGGGCGTTTCCACTACGGCTGGCTGGCCGTGGCGGTGGTGTTTCTGGTGCTGCTCGCAGCGGCCGGCACGCGTGCGACGCCGAGCGTGATGATGGTGCCGCTCGAACATGACTTTGGCTGGAGCCGCGCGACGATCTCGCTGGCCATTTCCGTGAACATCGCGCTGTATGGCCTGATGGGGCCGTTCGCGGCGGCGGCGATGCAACGTTTCGGCGTTCGTCCGACCATTCTGACGGCGCTCGGCACGATGGCGGCGGGCGTCGGCCTGTCATCGCTGATGACGCACCCGTGGCAGATGATTCTCGTCTGGGGCGTGATGGTTGGCGGCGCGACGGGCGTGGCGGCGCTGACGCTATCGGCGACGGTGGTGAACCGCTGGTTCAGCACGCATCGCGGTCTCGTGATGGGCATTCTCACCGCCAGTTCGGCGACGGGCCAACTGGTGTTTCTGCCGCTGCTCGCAGCGATCGCGCAGCATCATGGCTGGCGGCCCGTCGTGTGGACGGTCGCAATCGCGGCGGCGCTCGTGCTGCCGCTGGTGGCGTTCCTGCTGCCGGAGCGTCCCGCCGACATGGCGCTACGTCCGGTCGGCGAACCCGCTGACTCGCCCATCAAATCCGACATCAGCAAGCAGAACCCGCTCGCGATCGCGTTCGGCACGCTGGCAATGGCGAGCAAGACGCGCGACTTCTGGCTGCTGTTCTTCAGCTTCTTCATTTGCGGCGCGAGCACGAACGGCTACGTCGGCACGCATTTGATCGCCATGTGCGGCGACTACGGGATGACGGAAGTGCAGGGTGCGTCGCTGCTCGCGGCCATGGGCATCTTCGATCTGTTCGGCACGACGCTGTCGGGCTGGCTGTCCGACCGCTTCAACGCGCGGGTGCTGCTGTTCTGGTACTACGGGCTGCGTGGTCTGTCGCTGATGTATCTGCCGCACGCGTTCGGCATCGACTTCTTCGGCCTGCCGCTGTTCGCGGTGTTCTACGGTCTCGACTGGATCGCGACCGTGCCGCCGACGGTTCGCCTTGCCACCGATGTCTACGGCAAGGATTCGGCCCCCGTCGTGTTCGGCTGGGTGGTGGCGGGCCATCAGCTGGGTGCGGCATTCGCGGCGCTCGGCGCGGGTATGCTGCGCGCGAGCCTTGGCACGTACACGGTCGCGTCGATGATTTCGGGCGGACTGTGTCTTGTCGCGTCGATCATCGTGCTGCGGATCAACCGTACCGAGCGGAGCGTCGCGGCGCAGGCCGTTTGA
- the grxD gene encoding Grx4 family monothiol glutaredoxin, translating to MDTQQRIKQIVDENPVVLFMKGNAQFPMCGFSGRAVQILKACGVDQFKTVNVLEDDEVRQGIKEFSNWPTIPQLYVNGEFVGGSDIMMEMYQSGELQQLFAAA from the coding sequence ATGGACACGCAACAACGCATCAAGCAAATCGTCGACGAAAATCCCGTCGTGCTCTTCATGAAAGGCAACGCGCAATTCCCGATGTGCGGCTTTTCGGGCCGCGCGGTGCAGATCCTGAAGGCATGCGGCGTCGATCAGTTCAAGACGGTCAACGTCCTCGAAGACGACGAAGTGCGCCAGGGCATCAAGGAATTCTCGAACTGGCCGACCATCCCGCAGCTGTACGTCAACGGTGAATTCGTCGGCGGCTCGGACATCATGATGGAGATGTATCAGTCGGGCGAACTGCAGCAACTCTTCGCTGCCGCCTGA